The Oscillospiraceae bacterium genome has a segment encoding these proteins:
- a CDS encoding biotin--[acetyl-CoA-carboxylase] ligase, translating to MRVKSKSAVLHMLLGSPNYISGQELANRLGVSRQTVGKCVQQLREEGYKIEATQRLGYKFLGDNNLVTAEVLTPRLHCPLEPIYYATVDSTNTEAKRLLNAGYRGNFLVVADEQTAGRGRQGKQFYSPRGTGIYMTVVVHHGRRLQDAVSVTTAAGVAVCRAIEELTDKHPQIKWVNDVYIDDKKICGILTEAVVGMESGLAEAMIIGIGANMQTEQFPPEVENAASLDADVSRADMIAAIADHLWEILDDGYESYIDYYRSHSMLLGKAVTFIRDGVTTPATAIGIDEIGGLVVRLEDGSVITLRSGEITVRPRCTKKS from the coding sequence ATGCGCGTAAAAAGCAAGAGCGCGGTGCTGCATATGTTGCTGGGCAGCCCCAATTACATCAGCGGTCAGGAGCTGGCCAATCGGCTGGGGGTCAGCCGCCAAACCGTCGGCAAGTGTGTGCAGCAATTGCGGGAGGAAGGGTACAAAATTGAAGCCACCCAGCGACTGGGTTATAAGTTCCTGGGCGACAACAATCTGGTTACGGCAGAGGTGCTTACCCCCCGGCTGCATTGCCCGCTGGAGCCCATTTATTATGCTACGGTGGACTCCACCAACACGGAGGCCAAGCGGCTGCTGAACGCCGGGTATCGAGGCAATTTTTTGGTGGTGGCAGATGAGCAGACCGCCGGCCGCGGCCGCCAGGGCAAGCAGTTTTATTCTCCCCGGGGCACCGGGATCTATATGACCGTGGTGGTCCATCACGGTCGACGGCTTCAGGACGCGGTGTCTGTGACTACCGCTGCCGGTGTGGCGGTGTGCCGAGCCATTGAGGAATTGACGGACAAGCACCCGCAGATCAAGTGGGTCAACGATGTGTACATAGACGACAAGAAGATCTGCGGTATTTTGACAGAGGCCGTTGTGGGGATGGAGAGCGGCTTAGCCGAGGCCATGATCATCGGCATCGGCGCCAATATGCAGACGGAGCAGTTTCCGCCGGAAGTGGAGAACGCCGCGTCTTTGGACGCTGATGTGAGCCGGGCGGACATGATCGCCGCGATTGCGGACCATTTGTGGGAGATCTTGGACGACGGTTACGAAAGTTATATTGATTATTACCGCAGTCACAGTATGCTGCTGGGCAAGGCCGTTACTTTTATCCGGGACGGCGTGACCACCCCGGCTACGGCTATCGGTATTGATGAGATTGGTGGGCTGGTGGTGCGCCTGGAAGACGGTAGCGTGATTACCCTGCGCAGCGGTGAGATTACCGTGCGCCCTCGGTGCACAAAAAAATCTTGA
- a CDS encoding DegV family protein translates to MNQVMISADSTCDLPVDLQRQRHVYCFALSILLGDTAYADGVEIRPADIYADVAENHRLPKTAAVPPGVYYDKFKQWTDAGCSVVHIGLSSAISSSYQNACTAAADLDNVYCIDSKNLCMGMGLLVLRACDLRDSGMDARRIAAKVSRLVPKVSSTFVLSDLEYLYKGGRCSGVARFGANVLGIKPSIAVTPEGSLEVSKKYRGKIDSVYRQYVTDRLLDLKRMDTGRIVLADSGGVAPDTLAFLRGVISGKTGCKELILADAGCTISSHCGPGTLAVFYLQK, encoded by the coding sequence ATGAACCAAGTCATGATCTCGGCGGACTCCACCTGCGATCTGCCGGTGGATCTGCAACGGCAGCGCCATGTGTACTGCTTTGCCCTGTCTATTTTGCTGGGCGATACGGCGTATGCAGACGGGGTGGAAATTCGCCCGGCGGATATTTACGCCGATGTGGCGGAGAACCATCGCCTGCCCAAGACGGCGGCGGTGCCCCCCGGTGTGTATTATGACAAATTTAAGCAGTGGACGGACGCCGGGTGCAGCGTGGTGCACATTGGACTGTCCTCCGCCATTTCCTCCAGCTATCAGAACGCCTGCACCGCTGCGGCGGATCTGGACAATGTATATTGTATCGACTCTAAAAATTTGTGCATGGGCATGGGGCTGCTGGTACTGCGCGCCTGCGATCTGCGGGACAGCGGTATGGACGCCCGGCGGATCGCCGCCAAGGTGAGCCGGTTGGTGCCCAAGGTGTCTTCCACCTTTGTGCTCAGCGACTTGGAGTATTTGTATAAAGGTGGGCGCTGCTCCGGCGTGGCCCGCTTCGGCGCCAATGTGCTGGGGATCAAGCCCAGCATCGCCGTCACCCCGGAGGGCAGTTTGGAAGTGTCTAAAAAATATCGGGGCAAGATTGATAGTGTTTACCGCCAGTATGTAACGGACCGACTGCTGGATTTGAAGCGCATGGACACCGGCCGAATTGTGCTGGCAGACAGCGGCGGTGTTGCGCCGGATACGCTGGCGTTTTTGCGAGGCGTGATCAGCGGCAAGACCGGGTGCAAGGAATTGATCCTGGCGGATGCCGGGTGCACCATTTCCAGTCACTGTGGGCCGGGCACGCTGGCGGTGTTTTATCTGCAAAAATAA
- a CDS encoding haloacid dehalogenase-like hydrolase — protein sequence MPNPVAIGETAPQTALPAQVDIYDFDKTLVPFDSGSLFIGYCALHYPWVLVYLPVWFIACLLFALRVLSLQKFKNLCFGFLPMVPVQRAAKGFWEKHLHQVYPWFTQKKRPAVIISASPDFLLEELQRRLGLPYLLCTRHNLKTGRILGQNCRGEEKVRRFHRAFPGVQVVDVYSDSLGHDKPIFGLATGTCYHVTGHAPHAFNYRTQYKD from the coding sequence ATGCCAAACCCGGTTGCCATCGGCGAGACGGCGCCTCAAACGGCGCTGCCGGCGCAGGTGGATATTTACGATTTTGACAAAACCCTGGTGCCCTTTGACAGCGGCTCCCTGTTTATCGGCTACTGCGCCCTGCATTATCCTTGGGTGCTGGTGTATTTGCCGGTTTGGTTCATTGCGTGTCTGCTGTTTGCCTTGCGGGTTTTGTCTTTGCAAAAGTTTAAGAACCTGTGCTTCGGCTTTTTGCCCATGGTGCCGGTGCAGCGGGCGGCAAAGGGCTTTTGGGAGAAGCATTTGCACCAGGTGTATCCCTGGTTTACCCAAAAGAAACGCCCGGCGGTGATCATCAGCGCGTCACCGGATTTTTTGCTGGAGGAATTGCAGCGCCGACTGGGGCTGCCGTATCTGCTGTGTACCCGGCACAACCTAAAGACCGGGCGTATTTTAGGGCAGAACTGCCGGGGTGAAGAAAAGGTGCGCCGCTTTCACCGGGCGTTCCCCGGTGTGCAGGTGGTGGATGTGTACTCCGATTCTTTGGGTCACGACAAACCCATTTTTGGTCTGGCAACCGGCACCTGTTACCATGTGACCGGCCATGCACCCCATGCCTTTAACTACCGAACCCAATATAAAGACTGA
- a CDS encoding dCMP deaminase family protein has protein sequence MAKRQDYISWDEYFMGISLLSCLRSKDPNTQVGACIVNGDNHIVSVGYNGLPRGCSDDEYPWDRTADAPNKTKYPFVCHAELNAILNAGGNSLKDCRIYVALFPCNECAKAIIQSGINEVIYISDKYADSDATLASKRMLASAGVKLTRFASNKTITISFDEKEV, from the coding sequence ATGGCTAAGCGTCAGGATTATATTAGTTGGGACGAGTATTTTATGGGCATTTCCCTGCTCAGCTGTTTGCGCAGTAAGGACCCCAATACCCAGGTGGGCGCCTGCATTGTCAACGGCGACAATCACATTGTCAGCGTGGGCTACAACGGCTTGCCCCGAGGTTGCAGCGATGACGAGTACCCTTGGGACCGCACGGCCGATGCCCCCAACAAAACCAAGTATCCCTTTGTGTGCCATGCGGAGCTGAACGCTATTTTGAACGCCGGGGGCAACAGTCTGAAGGACTGCCGCATTTATGTGGCGCTGTTTCCCTGCAATGAGTGCGCCAAGGCCATTATCCAAAGCGGCATTAACGAAGTGATCTATATCAGCGACAAGTACGCTGACTCGGACGCCACGTTAGCCAGCAAGCGTATGCTGGCCTCTGCCGGGGTCAAGCTGACCCGCTTTGCCAGCAACAAGACCATTACCATCTCGTTTGACGAAAAGGAAGTTTAA
- a CDS encoding Mrp/NBP35 family ATP-binding protein, whose translation MSENCNHNCKGCQADCGSRKADFKQPANKYSHIKKVIGVVSGKGGVGKSLVTCLLAAGCAKAGLKVGVLDADITGPSVPKSFGVHSRAMQDGECLLPAVTDGGIKLMSINLLLESESAPVVWRGPVISGVINQFWSDVRWGELDYLFVDMPPGTGDVALTVFQGLPVDGIVIVTTPQDLVQMIVEKAFNMAKMMKVPVLGLVENMSAYVCPDCGKSHPLFGTSKVEETAAALGVPVLAKLPLDPAVNALVDAGRVEDVQRPELQDFIDVLKGYGD comes from the coding sequence ATGAGCGAAAACTGTAATCATAACTGCAAGGGCTGCCAGGCAGACTGCGGCAGCCGCAAGGCGGACTTTAAGCAGCCTGCCAACAAATACAGTCATATCAAGAAAGTCATCGGTGTGGTCAGCGGCAAGGGCGGCGTAGGCAAGAGCCTGGTCACCTGTCTGCTGGCGGCCGGGTGCGCCAAGGCGGGACTGAAAGTGGGTGTGCTGGACGCGGACATTACCGGTCCCAGCGTGCCTAAGTCCTTTGGGGTGCACAGCCGGGCTATGCAGGACGGCGAGTGTCTGCTGCCTGCCGTTACAGACGGCGGCATTAAATTGATGAGCATTAACCTGCTGCTGGAGAGCGAGAGCGCCCCGGTGGTGTGGCGTGGCCCGGTGATTAGCGGGGTCATTAACCAGTTTTGGTCCGATGTGCGCTGGGGAGAACTGGACTATCTGTTTGTGGATATGCCCCCGGGCACCGGCGATGTGGCGCTGACCGTGTTTCAGGGCCTGCCGGTGGACGGGATCGTGATCGTTACCACCCCCCAGGATCTGGTGCAGATGATCGTGGAAAAGGCTTTCAATATGGCCAAGATGATGAAAGTGCCGGTGCTGGGTTTGGTGGAGAATATGAGCGCTTATGTATGCCCGGACTGCGGCAAGTCCCACCCGCTGTTTGGTACGTCTAAGGTAGAGGAGACGGCGGCGGCGCTGGGCGTGCCGGTGCTGGCGAAATTGCCTTTGGACCCGGCGGTGAATGCGCTGGTGGACGCCGGTCGGGTAGAGGATGTGCAGCGCCCGGAGCTGCAAGATTTTATTGATGTACTGAAAGGCTATGGTGATTAA
- the lexA gene encoding transcriptional repressor LexA, whose amino-acid sequence MDAVSGMQQKILRYIQRTLDERGVAPSVREIGDAVGLSSTSSVQYNLNKLERMGCIERDPNCKRTIRLPGRAAQVAQVPLLGTVTAGVPILATQHIEEYIPVFGARPGEELFALHVRGDSMIGAHIEDGDIVVVERTPVAENGQIVVAMIDEEATVKRFYKEHGHFRLQPENDAYAPIIVDELVVLGRVKFVIRQYY is encoded by the coding sequence ATGGACGCTGTCAGCGGGATGCAGCAAAAGATTCTGCGCTATATTCAGCGCACCTTGGACGAGCGGGGCGTGGCGCCCTCCGTGCGGGAGATCGGTGACGCCGTGGGGCTTAGCTCCACCTCCTCCGTGCAATACAATTTGAACAAACTGGAGCGTATGGGCTGCATTGAGCGGGACCCCAACTGCAAGCGCACCATTCGATTGCCCGGCCGCGCGGCCCAGGTGGCCCAGGTGCCGCTGCTGGGCACGGTAACTGCCGGTGTGCCCATTCTTGCTACCCAGCATATTGAGGAGTATATTCCTGTGTTCGGCGCTCGGCCGGGGGAGGAGCTGTTTGCCCTCCATGTGCGAGGCGACAGTATGATCGGCGCCCATATTGAGGACGGCGACATTGTGGTGGTGGAGCGCACCCCGGTGGCGGAGAACGGCCAGATCGTGGTGGCGATGATCGACGAGGAGGCCACGGTGAAGCGGTTTTATAAGGAGCACGGTCACTTCCGCCTGCAACCGGAGAATGATGCCTACGCCCCCATCATTGTGGACGAATTGGTGGTGCTGGGACGGGTTAAGTTCGTGATCCGGCAATACTATTAA